The following coding sequences lie in one Glycine max cultivar Williams 82 chromosome 19, Glycine_max_v4.0, whole genome shotgun sequence genomic window:
- the LOC100785074 gene encoding uncharacterized protein isoform X3 — translation MISEPASSLRKSNFQDRRLSIIDVSSADDSLLDGNPLSHQRSENQEQADVLYTPNSKKFEDAATKLQQWDHEPHSNDSSGIGKPKKNSKCNLRKSLAWDSAFFTSAGVLDPEELTIIIEGVEKDEKPELPSIQEDVYKSCESISTLASDSLTFESVEMEGDLFEDVRASIQKSSKKSSPAASNIKVPSSPSVPLFQTHDSSKKVGMVSCNKMKVPPASKNPSAGMQGFGKMTKKNNPIFPQIPQKHVATRRESSILMQSKVPGRSSLSSTIPSKRDSLGNPHVKSERDKAKRIVGDRVSSVAKASVVRGSRGSVPKPTLPSKSPSGPTVSTRTKSVTSTSSVVKTPSRVASRNKAEPEISSLSRLMSATKLSSSISPASSISDWSSSESSSTTSMAKRVCNSSRPSIDCGSSRKVLLNTDADQGTHPQTPLSDSSLERQEARQSGIISQKERTVPGATVLPPVSKKPSGLRLPSPKIGYFDGVKPLVRTPRGSVVPGGLPKHGAESPREGQNKAELGKLQPSRSFVSIDNTKPNNQQPPHPNPFHESLDVAIKTSNSVQNGKSSSDISIGAVENTSHFHVVEKAHHDLPPLKGVNNQENAHHDDQIDCLSKQVGHMDINFEIGEKFNSDSLYLLQNDISFQDKSNGLDLSSHKELIDCPKKDELFNGLSTTYLYVSPTSFDVVASTRRPFAVKDSFCNMDGVVFTDSTVSEAKSTNLPVPESIIMKENE, via the exons ATGATTTCCGAACCGGCGAGTTCCCTGAGAAAGAGCAACTTCCAAGACCGGCGCCTCAGCATCATCGACGTTTCCTCCGCCGACGATTCGCTTCTCGATGGAAACCCTCTCAGCCACCAACGTTCAG AGAACCAAGAGCAGGCCGATGTGTTGTACACGCCGAACTCGAAGAAGTTCGAAGACGCCGCCACCAAACTCCAACAATGGGACCACGAGCCTCACTCCAACGACTCATCCGGAATCGGAAAACCTAAGAAAAACAGCAAATGCAATCTGCGCAAGAGTTTAGCCTGGGACAGTGCCTTTTTCACCAGCGCCG GGGTTTTGGATCCGGAGGAGTTGACTATTATAATTGAAGGTGTTGAGAAGGATGAGAAGCCTGAATTACCGTCTATTCAAGAGGATGTGTACAAGTCGTGTGAGTCCATTTCTACGTTAGCGAGTGATAGCTTGACCTTTGAAAGTGTGGAGATGGAGGGTGATTTATTTGAGGATGTAAGAGCTTCAATTCAGAAATCTAGCAAAAAGTCCAGCCCTGCAGCGTCAAACATCAAAGTGCCATCTTCCCCTTCGGTTCCATTGTTCCAAACTCATGACT cttcGAAAAAGGTTGGCATGGTTTCTTGCAATAAG ATGAAGGTCCCACCTGCTTCTAAGAATCCAAGTGCTGGCATGCAAGGATTTGGGAAAATGACGAAGAAGAATAATCCTATTTTCCCCCAAATTCCACAG aagCATGTGGCTACAAGGAGAGAGTCATCTATTTTAATGCAATCAAAGGTACCCGGAAGGTCTAGTTTAAGTTCCACAATTCCATCCAAGAGAGATTCACTTGGCAATCCACATGTCAAAAGTGAAAGGGACAAGGCAAAACGAATAGTTGGTG ATAGAGTCAGTTCAGTGGCAAAAGCATCTGTTGTTAGAGGTTCTCGAGGTTCTGTGCCTAAGCCCACACTACCATCCAAATCACCTTCTGGTCCGACAGTATCAACCAGGACTAAATCAGTGACTTCCACATCTTCTG TTGTCAAAACACCTTCAAGGGTTGCTTCAAGAAATAAAGCTGAACCTGAGATTTCTAGTCTTTCAAGGTTGATGTCTGCCACAAAGCTTTCTTCTAGTATTTCGCCCGCTAGCTCTATCAGTGACTGGTCTTCATCAGAGTCATCCTCAACAACTTCTATGGCTAAACGTGTGTGTAATAGTTCAAGGCCCAGCATTGATTGTGGGTCAAGCAGAAAGGTTTTATTGAACACTGATGCAGATCAAGGTACACACCCTCAGACTCCTCTGAGTGATTCAAGCTTAGAAAGGCAAGAGGCTCGGCAAAGTGGGATTATTAGTCAGAAGGAAAGGACAGTGCCTGGAGCGACAGTTCTTCCTCCAGTTTCCAAGAAACCTTCAGGCCTTCGACTGCCTTCACCAAAGATTGGTTATTTTGATGGG GTGAAGCCCTTAGTGCGCACTCCACGTGGGTCTGTTGTACCTGGTGGCTTGCCAAAACATGGAGCTGAAAGTCCAAGAGAAGGCCAAAACAAAGCAGAACTTGGAAAGCTGCAACCATCCAGATCTTTTGTTTCAATTGATAATACAAAACCCAACAACCAGCAACCTCCACATCCAAATCCTTTTCATGAATCATTAGATGTTGCAATTAAGACATCTAATAGCGTGCAGAATGGCAAAAGCTCTTCCGACATATCCATTGGTGCTGTTGAAAATACATCACACTTCCATGTAGTGGAGAAAGCTCATCATGATTTGCCACCACTTAAGGGTGTCAATAACCAGGAAAATGCTCATCATGATGATCAAATTGATTGTTTGAGCAAACAAGTTGGACATATGGACATAAATTTTGAGATAGGGGAAAAGTTTAATAGTGATTCCCTTTATTTATTGCAGAATGATATCAGCTTCCAAGATAAATCCAATGGTCTGGATTTATCTAGTCACAAAGAGCTTATTGATTGTCCTAAGAAAGACGAATTATTTAATGGTTTATCTACTACATACCTTTATGTCTCCCCAACCAGCTTTGATGTGGTAGCTTCAACAAGGAGACCCTTTGCGGTCAAAGATTCCTTTTGTAACATGGATGGTGTTGTCTTTACAGATTCAACAGTTTCAGAGGCTAAATCGACCAACTTGCCTGTGCCGGAGAGCATTATTATGAAAGAAAACGAGTGA